The Tolypothrix sp. NIES-4075 DNA window CCGTAAAGAACTCATTCGAGCGAAGAATAAAAGCCACGGCGATCGCCTGTAAAATTTTTTTTATTTTCTTTAGAAACAGCCTCGAAAACGATTTTTTATCGCCGCTGTGTATTATTCTTTTTGTAGACTTGTTTATAGTTTTGCATTTATGAAGCAAGGTTAACCAACTTATAACCTTTTCTTGACCTTTAATCGATAGGTTAATACTTAATACCGTTTCTTGATGAAGCTGCAACATATTTTACCCCCCGGCTAACGCCGTCCCCCCTTAGTAAGGGGGGACTACAGGGGGGTTCGGCGCATCTTCATACAGAATTGGTATAAGGTAATTAACGACAGCGGCAAACCCGATAAAAACCGATATGACTGCAATTTTGCAAGTTAGCGATGTTTGGCAACAAGCCGCTACACATTTAAGTAAAATTACATCTGGGGAAATTATTTCCTTACTGAAGCAGTATGGGATAATGCCGCAGTTTATGCGAGAGGTTCTGATCGATTGTGCGATCGCCGATATTACTCTCACAACCGAAGAAACCTTTAAAGCATGTCAACAGTTTTATCAGCAACATCAGCTTAATACTGATGCTGACTTAGAAGCATGGCTTGTATCTCGCTCTTTGTCTCGCGAACAACTTGACCATATTATCACTCGCAACACCAAGCTGGAATACTTCAAGCAAGGTAATTGGGAAAATAAACTAGAGTCTTATTTTCTCCAACGCAAAGCAAAGTTAGATCGGGTAATTTATTCATTAATTAGAGTCAAAGATATCGGTATTGCTCAAGAGCTTTACTTTCGCATTCAAGAAGGGGAACAGTCTTTTAGTGAACTTGCTAGTCAATATTCTTTAGGTGCAGAAGCGGAAACAGGGGGTTTACTCGGTCCGATGGAACTGTCAGTTCCCCATCCAGATTTAGCAAAAATGCTAATAGCAAGTCAACCAAATCAGCTTTTACCACCAACCCGTTTAGGAGAGTGGATCGTCATTTTACGGCTAGAAAAGTTTATCAAGGCTCAATTAAATGAGTCAATGCGGCAGCGACTATTAAACGAATTATTTGAAAATTGGATACAAACCCAGTATAAACAGCTGATTGCTCACTAAATAATTTTTAATTCTTATATAACTTACGCAAAAATTCTCTCTCTTCCTCATTCCTCTGTGAATGCGTCTTCTGCGGTTCGTTTTTCCATAACAAGTGCATAACTACTATCTTATTTTAATTTCCCCCTAAAAGCGTTGACTTGATGAGCTACACAACAATTAACACCGAAACATTTCTCAAAGCGATCGCTCCTTTTGATCAACTTTCAGAAAACGCACTATCTAAGGTATCACAGCAGACACAGTTATTGCGCTACCGCATGGGACAAACAATTGTCATGCGGGAAAAAATACCCGCTGTGATTTATATTATTTTTGAAGGACAAGCGCGACTATTAGGATACGATCCAAAAAGTCAGATGCCGGTAACTTTAAAGTTACTGCAACCAGGAGATATTTTAGGTTGGGTTGGGTTGATTCGGGGAGTAGGTTGTGAAACAGCGATCGCTTCCAGTGAAACAATCTGTCTAACTATAAAAGCTACCGAATTTCTCACACTTGTACAGCAAGAAAAAGCCTTTGCATCTTACTTTCACAATCGTCCAGAATTAATCGAAGTCTTCGATTTGTTAGCAGCAGAACTGCAAAGTCACGCAAATAATGAGTTATTACTTGAAGCAACTAATTCAAATTCTTTAAAAGAATTAGCTTTAAAGGTTCATTCAGAAGTTACAATCGTCAATCTTACTGAAGATTCTCAAAGTGAATTGCCAAGCGATCGCTTGTGGTTAGTTAGTGGGGGAAGCATTCCAGAAGCGATCGCTACTCGCTATAATCCCCAAACGCACCTCACAAAAGCAAAGCATCTACGTTTACTTGGCTTTCCAGCCAACATTCTCCCCACTCCCCCCCTCCCCCCCTCCCCCACTCCTCCACTCCCCACTTCCCACGACGATATCCCCTACGCACCACAGGAACCAGAAGGAACACACGTAGAAACTTCTAACCTAAAAAAATATCCATACGTGCGCGGTAGTGGTAGGATAGATGCGGTTCTTGCTTGCTTTCAAATGTTGAGCAAGCAACTAAATTTGCCTTTTCGTCGGGAAGTTCTGCGTAAGGTTTTGCAAAATCAGGAACGACGAACAGGTTCGCTATCGTTGCAGCAATGTGGAGCGATCGCTGAATCATTGGGTTTAAATGCTCAACTTATCAGTTTACCAGTCAACGCGGTGGGACGACTTCAAGCACCGGCGATTGTACAATGGCAAGATAGTTTTGCCCTACTTTACGAAATCAATACTCAAGCGATCGTTTTAGGAATTCCCGAAGTTGGAGTTTTGCGGCAAAAAACCGCAGATGTTGCTAGTATTCTCCTACAATCGGCAACCAAACCAGACGAATCTCCAAAAGAAGCTGTTCCAGTTTTGCTGCTGCAACAAACTAGATACACACCGCAGCAAAAGTTTGGTTTAAGTTGGTTTTTACCTTCTTTATACAAATATCGTCAAGTACTAATAGAGGTATTTATTGCCTCTTTCTTTGTCCAATTATTTGGGTTAGCAAATCCGTTGATGACCCAAGTTATTATCGACAAAGTTTTAGTACAAAACAGCGCCGAAACATTGCAAGTATTAGGCATTTTTCTCATAGTAATTGCAGTCTTTGAGGCAATTCTAACTAGTATTCGTACTTATTTATTCGTCGATACCACCAATCGAATTGACTTAGCACTTGGTTCGCAAATTATTGACCATTTGCTACGTTTACCTTTACGATACTTTGAACGTCGTCCCGTAGGTGAATTATCAACACGAGTAAATGAATTAGAAAATATTCGCCAATTCTTAACCGGAACAGCTTTAACAGTCGTTTTGGATGCGGTGTTTTCGGTCATTTATATTGTGGTGATGTTTATCTACAGTTGGCTGTTGAGTTTAGTAGCGCTCTCCACATTACCATTATTCGTACTCCTAACAACAGTGGTTTCTCCAATTGTGCGACGACAACTGCGCTCCAAAGCAGAACGCAATGCGGAAGCGCAATCTCATTTAGTTGAAGTACTATCAGGTATCCAAACAGTAAAAGCGCAAAATATCGAATTGCGATCGCGTTGGCAATGGCAAGAACGTTACGCTCGTTATGTCAGTGCCGGTTTTAAGACAGTTCAAACATCCACCGCAGCCGGTTCCACCAGCAACTTCTTAAGTCAACTTTCCAGTTTATTAGTGTTGTGGGTAGGAGCTTATTTAGTACTCAAAGGCGAACTTACTTTAGGGCAATTAATCGCCTTTCGGATTATAGCAGGTTACGTCACCAGTCCATTGCTACGTTTAACGCAACTATGGCAGAATTTCCAAGAAACAGCGCTTTCTTTGGAACGGTTGAGCGACATTATCGACTCACCTACAGAATCTTCTGAAAGCGATCGCGGTAACATTCCCATGCCGATGATTCAGGGTTCAGTAAAGTATGATAATGTATCTTTCCGCTTCAATCCTAGCGGTGCGCTGCAACTCAACAACATCAACTTAGAATTTCCCGCTGGCATATTTGTGGGGATAGTCGGTCAAAGTGGTTCTGGCAAAAGTACATTGATGAAACTTCTACCGCGTTTGTATCCTTTAGAATCAGGTAGAATTTTAATCGACGGTTATGACATCAATAAAGTCGAACTTTATTCCTTAAGGAAACAAATCGGCATCGTACCACAAGATACGCTGTTATTTGATGGAACAATCCAAGAAAATATCGCTTTAAATCATCCAGACGCAAGCTCAGAAGAAATTATCGAAGCTGCCAAAATTGCCTTTGCTCACGAGTTCATTATGAACCTACCCAACGGTTACAATACCAGAGTTGGGGAGCGCGGTGCATCTCTTTCTGGTGGACAGCGACAACGAATAGCGATCGCTCGAACCATCCTGCAAAATCCGCAAATGCTCATTCTCGACGAAGCTACCAGCGCTCTTGATTACGAATCAGAACGGCAAGTTTGTTTAAATTTAGCCGAAGCATTTAAAGGACGCACAGTTTTCTTTATTACCCATCGTCTCAGCACAATCCGCAATGCCGAATTGATTTTAATGCTCGATCAAGGCTTTGTAGTCGAACAAGGAACCCATCAACAATTAATGACTGAAAAAGGTCGTTATTACTGCTTATATCAACAGCAAGAAGCACAACTGTAGGGACTGGGGACATTTTAAGAGGGGAAAAGGTTAAAGGGTAAAGGGTAAAGGTATGGAAATAAAGAGTTATTTAAATCACTCATCCATCATATTTTTCCCCTTTCCCCTTTCCCCTTTCCCCCTTCCCCTTTCCCCTTTCCCCTTTCCCCTTTCCCCTTTCCCCCTTCCCCCTTTCAACCAATGAATTTTGAATTTGACCAACCTGTAATTTTACAGCGATCGCCTATATTATCACGAGCAGTACTTTGGGGTATCGTTGGTGTAACTAGCTTCACCCTGATTTGGTCTGCTGTTGCTAAAATTGATGAAGCGATTCCGGCAACTGGCAAACTAGAACCACAAGCAACCGTAAGAGAAGTTAAAGTACCGCTGAATGGTTTAGTAAAAGAGGTTTATGTTAAAGACGGTCAACAAGTTAAGCAGGGAGACTTACTGTTGCGTCTTGACCACACTGCACAAAAAGCGCAAAAAGTCTATTTCCAGAAAGTTCGTAATACTTTACTACAAGAAAATCAATTTTATCAATCCCAGATGAGCGATAAAGTTCGCGTTCCCGCAGCTAATCAAGTAAAATTGCCTGAAGAAATGGCAATGTTGACAAAAAATCGCGCAAGTTTAGTTGCCGAAAATCAACTTTATCGAGTGCAACTTTCGGGAAAATTGCAAGGAGTAAATTTAACACCCGATCAGCAATTACGCTTGCAAACTAATCAGCAAGAACTGAAAACAAAAGCTGCGACTGTGAAGTTAGAAGCCTCGCAATTAGAAAAGCAGGTGGTACAAAATCAAGTAAAATTAGCGAATACGAAAAATGTTTTAAGAATTAATCAAGGTATTCTCAAAGACTTAGAACCGTTGTTTAAACAAGGTGCGATCGCTCGTCTGCAATATCTACAGCAAGAGCAGCAAGTTAGCACTCAGCAGTCAGAAGTCGATGGATTCATCCAAGAAGGAGAACGTTTGAAGTTAGCGATCGCACAATCTGGGCAACGTCTGCAAAATACCATGTCTGCATCAACCCAAGATTTGTGGACGAAAATAGCCGATAATGACAAACGTATTGCGGAAATAGACAGCCAATTAAAAAAGGCGATCGTTGAAAACGAAAAAAACATTGCCGAACTTGACAGCCAAATCAGCCAAAACCAAGTTTCTTTAGATTATCAGGAAATTCGTTCTCCAGTCAATGGTACAATATTTGATTTGAAAGCCAGCAACCCTGGATTTGTCGCAAATTCCACCGAACCAGTTCTGAAAGTTGTCCCCGAAAACTCTTTAAAAGCTGAAGTATTCCTAACTAATAAAGATATCGGTTTCGTCAGAGCAGGAATGCCTGTAGACATAAGAATTGACTCATTTCCCTTTAGCGAATTTGGTGATATTAAAGGTACACTAGAATCCATTGGTTCCG harbors:
- a CDS encoding peptidase domain-containing ABC transporter, with translation MSYTTINTETFLKAIAPFDQLSENALSKVSQQTQLLRYRMGQTIVMREKIPAVIYIIFEGQARLLGYDPKSQMPVTLKLLQPGDILGWVGLIRGVGCETAIASSETICLTIKATEFLTLVQQEKAFASYFHNRPELIEVFDLLAAELQSHANNELLLEATNSNSLKELALKVHSEVTIVNLTEDSQSELPSDRLWLVSGGSIPEAIATRYNPQTHLTKAKHLRLLGFPANILPTPPLPPSPTPPLPTSHDDIPYAPQEPEGTHVETSNLKKYPYVRGSGRIDAVLACFQMLSKQLNLPFRREVLRKVLQNQERRTGSLSLQQCGAIAESLGLNAQLISLPVNAVGRLQAPAIVQWQDSFALLYEINTQAIVLGIPEVGVLRQKTADVASILLQSATKPDESPKEAVPVLLLQQTRYTPQQKFGLSWFLPSLYKYRQVLIEVFIASFFVQLFGLANPLMTQVIIDKVLVQNSAETLQVLGIFLIVIAVFEAILTSIRTYLFVDTTNRIDLALGSQIIDHLLRLPLRYFERRPVGELSTRVNELENIRQFLTGTALTVVLDAVFSVIYIVVMFIYSWLLSLVALSTLPLFVLLTTVVSPIVRRQLRSKAERNAEAQSHLVEVLSGIQTVKAQNIELRSRWQWQERYARYVSAGFKTVQTSTAAGSTSNFLSQLSSLLVLWVGAYLVLKGELTLGQLIAFRIIAGYVTSPLLRLTQLWQNFQETALSLERLSDIIDSPTESSESDRGNIPMPMIQGSVKYDNVSFRFNPSGALQLNNINLEFPAGIFVGIVGQSGSGKSTLMKLLPRLYPLESGRILIDGYDINKVELYSLRKQIGIVPQDTLLFDGTIQENIALNHPDASSEEIIEAAKIAFAHEFIMNLPNGYNTRVGERGASLSGGQRQRIAIARTILQNPQMLILDEATSALDYESERQVCLNLAEAFKGRTVFFITHRLSTIRNAELILMLDQGFVVEQGTHQQLMTEKGRYYCLYQQQEAQL
- a CDS encoding peptidylprolyl isomerase, which translates into the protein MTAILQVSDVWQQAATHLSKITSGEIISLLKQYGIMPQFMREVLIDCAIADITLTTEETFKACQQFYQQHQLNTDADLEAWLVSRSLSREQLDHIITRNTKLEYFKQGNWENKLESYFLQRKAKLDRVIYSLIRVKDIGIAQELYFRIQEGEQSFSELASQYSLGAEAETGGLLGPMELSVPHPDLAKMLIASQPNQLLPPTRLGEWIVILRLEKFIKAQLNESMRQRLLNELFENWIQTQYKQLIAH
- a CDS encoding HlyD family efflux transporter periplasmic adaptor subunit codes for the protein MNFEFDQPVILQRSPILSRAVLWGIVGVTSFTLIWSAVAKIDEAIPATGKLEPQATVREVKVPLNGLVKEVYVKDGQQVKQGDLLLRLDHTAQKAQKVYFQKVRNTLLQENQFYQSQMSDKVRVPAANQVKLPEEMAMLTKNRASLVAENQLYRVQLSGKLQGVNLTPDQQLRLQTNQQELKTKAATVKLEASQLEKQVVQNQVKLANTKNVLRINQGILKDLEPLFKQGAIARLQYLQQEQQVSTQQSEVDGFIQEGERLKLAIAQSGQRLQNTMSASTQDLWTKIADNDKRIAEIDSQLKKAIVENEKNIAELDSQISQNQVSLDYQEIRSPVNGTIFDLKASNPGFVANSTEPVLKVVPENSLKAEVFLTNKDIGFVRAGMPVDIRIDSFPFSEFGDIKGTLESIGSDALPPTQIRNYYSFPVTVRLNQQALTVKDKQLPLQSGMAVSVNIKLRKRTILSIFIDGFTQQIESLKFMR